From the Desulfobacterales bacterium genome, the window CTCAGCCGGCCCCTGTTAACATCTCCGTCAGGCGCATTCTTTTTTTATCCTCCATGGGTGTCCTCCTTTATTTAAATCGCAAAAACGAGCGCATTCCCCGTCCCGCCATGGCGGGAATGCAGGGTTCTTCAATAAAAAAATTATTCCATGGAAATTATAAATATGTTAAATAGGTAATTATGATGTATAAATTTGCTTTCATCGAAAATCTCAATGCATATTATAAATCGTGTGTTATTTATCGGTATCCACGCTGAGGCTAAAATGTTCTCTTAATATATCTCGGCGAGAGGGATTTACTCATATTTTTTGAAATCGCATTCGGATCGTGCTATGATTTTTCAAACTCAAACAGCTTGATAAAAAAACAGGCAGGTGACTTTAATGGTTACAACAGTAGATGCAGTGTTTTCTCCGGACCTTTCCACAGCTTGTGAGCGGCCCTTGTTCATGGTTCCGGTGGCGGCCGGGTTTCCTTCCCCGGCTGAAGATTACCTTGAGGGTAAGCTCGATCTGAACAAATACCTGATTAAACACCCGGCCGCCACCTTTTTTGTGCGTGTAGCCGGCGATTCCATGATCGCAGCCGGCATCCACCCCGGCGATATCCTGATCGTGGACCGTTCCATCGAGCCGGCCGACAAAAAAGTCGTCATCGCGGTGATTGAGGGAGAGCTGACCGTCAAACGGATCCGCAGGCTCAAGGACAAAATTTTATTAATGCCCGAAAACGAAAACTATAAACCGCTGCAAATCAACGCGGAGATGAATTTTGAGATCTGGGGGGTGGTGACGAGCGTCATACATCCGTTATAGCCGGCTGGAAAGCTGGGAGGCCGGGAAGCAAGGAAAGTTCAAAAGAAAATTCCCTAACACCATAGCATCCACGCATCCTGGCATCCCGGCAAAACCCGGAACGTTTTCAAACCGTGAACCCTGGAATCCTGGATTCCTTCCTTTCAATTGGAAGACTAATCAGAAAAGATCGCTTTTATGTCCAAGGTTTTTGCACTGGTCGACTGCAACAATTTCTATGTTTCCTGTGAGCGGGTGTTTAACCCCAGGCTTGCCGGAAAGCCGGTCATCGTCCTGTCCAACAATGACGGGTGTGCGGTGGCGCGCTCAAACGAAGCCAAGGCGCTCGGTTTCCGGTTCGGCGTGCCGGTGTTTGAGATCCAGGCCCTGATAAAAACCCATGATATCCAGGTGTATTCCTCCAACTACGCCCTGTACGGCGACATGTCCCGGCGGGTTATGGAAACCCTTGCGCAGTTTGCGCCGGAAATGGAAATCTATTCCATTGACGAGGCCTTCCTGGACCTGTCGGATCTGCCGGGGGACGGTCTCACCGAATACGGGCGTCGCATCCAGGCCGCTGTCAGGCAGTGGACCGGGATTCCCGTTTCCGTCGGGATTGCGGAAACCAAGACCCTGGCCAAGATAGCCAACCGGCTGGCGAAACAATCGGAAAAAACGGGCGGTGTCCTGAATTTGACCGCTTCCCCCCTTCAGGACCGGGCGCTGGCCGAAGTGGAAGTGGCCGACGTGTGGGGGATCGGCCGCCGCTATGCCGAGTTTCTTAAGAAAAGCGGCATTATCAACGCCCGGCAGCTTCGCGATGCCGACCGGGAGTTTATCCGGGGCAGGATGGGGGTCGTGGGGACCCGTATGCAGCAGGAACTCAAAGGATGTTGCTGTTATCCCCTGGAAGAAAACCCCCCCGTTAAAAAAGGGATCACGGTCTCGCGAAGTTTCAAGGCGGGAGTCGAATCCCTGGCGCAGCTCAACGAGGCGGTTGCCGCCTATGTATCTCGCGGGGCCGAGAAACTCCGCAAGGAAAACGTCGCTGCCGGCGTTCTCATGGTTTTTCTGATGACCAACCGTTTTAAGCAGGAACGGTACTACTGCAACCTGGAAACCATCCGGCTGCCGGTGCCCACCAGCGATACGGCCGAACTGATCCACTATGCCGGTGAGGGGCTCCGGGCGATTTACCGCCGGGGGTATTGCTATAAGCGTGCCGGGGTGATGTTTAAGGATCTGGTGAGCGCCGGTCCGATTCAGGCCGGCCTCTTTGATGACAGGGACCGCCGCCGGTCCAAAAAACTGATGCAGACGCTGGACCGCATCAACACCCAAATGGGCGCCGGCACCCTGCTCTATGCCGCCGCCGGTCTGGGAAAAGGGCAGCGCTGGCGGACGGCCTTTAAAAAGCGTTCCCCGGCCTATACCACCAACTGGGCGCAGTTGCCGACGGTAACGTGAGACCTTTGCAAAACGCCCCCTTTTGCCCATTTCCCGGGGCTGAAGCGTTATTTGATTTCGGTAGATTTTCTGCAGGGGAGCCTTCGCTCCCGGCGGCAAACCTGACAGCGGTCGTCCCCGCAGTTCTGGCAGGAAAAACAATCCTCACAGGCGTGTTTTTTTTCGGTTTTCGGCTTTTTGTCCGGGACATATAATTTTCCGGCAAGCCCCGGAATTTTGACAAATGCCATGAGTTTTCTCTCTATCTTGCCTACCGCCAAAAAGATGTCATGGGGCAGGCGGAGGTGCTGCTTGAAAAAGTTTCCTATTTGTTTTACAAAACCAAAGCAGGGTATTTGTCAAGAAAATATACCGGGCAGAAGACCACACCGAAAGTGTTGAACGGGTGAAACTATAAAGGAGGGTTCAGATGGTCGATTTGACGAAAATCGGATATGCAGGAAAAATTTTGCGGGTGAATTTGTCCGAAGAAAAAATAGGGGCGGAGGATCTGGATGAAGCAACCGTCCGGAAATGGGTCGGCGGTGTCGGCCTCGGCGCAAAATATCTTTATGATGAGGTGCCGTCGGAAGTGAAATGGTCTGATCCGCAAAACCGCCTGATATGGACTTCCGGACCGCTGGCCGGTACCGGGGTTGCCGGCGCCGCAACAATCAACATCATGGCAAAGGGCCCCATGACCAACCTGGCCGGGTCTTCCCAGGCAAACGGTTTTTTCGGGGCTTACCTGAAATTTTGCGGTTACGACGGCATTATTTTCCAGGGCAAAGCACCGAAGCTTGTCTACCTTCTGCTCAGACCGGGAGCGGCTGAAATTCGAGATGCCAACCACATCAAGGGAAAAACCGTTGGTGAGGTCGAGGCTATCTTAAAAAAAGAACTGGGGGTCGGCAAATCCGGGGCAAGTGTTTTCGGCATTGGCCCTGCCGGAGAAAATCTCGTTCGACACGCCTGTATTGTTGGCGACGCCGGCCATTCCGCTTCCCACAACGGCCTGGGGGCCGTAATGGGGGCCAAGAATCTGAAAGCGGTGGTGGCCCTTAAAGCAGCGGCAGCTTTCAGCGTCTACGATCCGGACCTGCTGAAAATAAAAGCGGCGGATATGGTAGCATACGCCAAAACCACCCGAATTTATGAGTGGGGCACCGGCGGCGGGTTTTCAGCGACGCATGGTCTCGGCGCCCTGCCGGTTAAGAATTATACCACCAATGTTTTTCCGGAGCATGAAACAATGAACGGGCAGTACATGCGGACCCATTTCAAGATTCGCTCCAGACCCTGCTACAAGTGCGCGGTCGCCCATGTCAAAGAGGTTACCGTCACAGAGGGACCCTACAAAGGGTTTGTGGGCGAAGAGCCTGAATACGAAATGCTGGCGGCCTGGGGGCCTCAGATCGGCAACACGGATTTGGGGGCGGTGGTCATGCTGTCCAACGAAGTCGATACCCTTGGGATGGACTGCAACGAAACATCCTGGGTGATCGGCTGGGCCATGGAATGCTTTCAAAAGGGCGTCTTTACCACCAAAGAGACCGACGGGCTCGATCTAAGCTGGGGCAATGTGGAAGCCGTCAAAACCCTGATGAACCGGATTGCCCGGCGGGAGGGCGCTTTCGGCGACCTGCTTGCCGACGGGGTCATGCGGGCCTCCAAAAAGATCGGCGGTAAAGCCGCCGACTGGGCCGTCTATACCCAAAAAGGCTCGGCCCCCAGGGGCCACGACCATCGTGGTCGCGGAAGATGGTTTGAGCTTTTTGACACCTGCCTGACCAACACCAGCACGTTGGAAGCGACCCACGGGCCGATCCAGCCTAAACTGGTGGATATTGAAGAGCCCAGCGATTATTTTTCCCATGAACAGGTTTCCACCTTCAACGCCAGGCATAACGGTATCGGTCTATATCACGACTGCACCGGCACCTGCCGATTTGTGGCCGCCGATCCCAAGCGGTTGATCGCCTGTTTCAACGCGGCCACCGGATGGGACTGGGCGCTTAAAGATGCCTTTACCCTAGGCCGGCGCATCGTCAACCAACTGCGCATTTTTAACCTCAGGCACGGGTTGGATATTGAAGATGAGCGGCCATCGGTCCGTTACGGCTCAGTGCCGGTTGACGGTCCCAACAAAGGGGTCGACATCATGGAAAAATGGGACTGGATGGTAAAGAATTACTACACCCTGATGGGCTGGGATCCGCAAACCGGCGTGCCGCTGCCTGAAACGCTGGAAAAGCTTGATCTCAAAGAGCTGATCAAAGACCTGTAATTGACTGCGCCTGGACCATGCAAAAATCAGGAAAAGACGAAAGAAGCTTTTGAAGGAATTTTATTCTAATTTATTTAAGGAGATATAGGTGATTATGGGTGGAGCCCTTGAAGGTATCAGAGTCGTTGATCTTGGCCATGTGCTGGCGGCGCCGACCGCAACCATGTTTCTGGCGGATCTGGGTGCTGAAGTTATTCATGTTGAACCTCCCCGTGGAGATGATGCCAGAGAATACGGACCCTTTATAAAAGAACCCGATAAGAATCGGAGTGGATATTTTATAAGCCTCAACCGGAATAAAAAGAGCATGGTTTTAAACTTGAAACATGAGCATGGTAGAAAAATACTTCGCGAGCTTATTACGAAGTCAGATGTTCTTGTTGAAAATTTCAGACCGATAACGATGAAAAAAATGGGCTTTAGCTGGGACGAAATACAGAAAATAAATCCCAGAATGATATATGCTTCAATTTCCGGTTTCGGTCACGACGCTCCTTCTGACTACGCTGCGCGACCGGCTTATGACATGGTAGCTCAGGCTTACAGCGGTATGATGAGTATTACCGGTCCCACGGATGGACCGCCCTGCAGGGCCGGATCATCCATCGGGGATATCTTTGCCGGTCATCAGGCCGCAATCGCTATTCTTGCCGCGTTGATTCATCGAGAGAAAACAGGCCGAGGGCAATATTATGACGGATCCATGCTGGACGGTTTGTTTGCCGTTTTGGAAAGCGCCGTTGCCAGATATACAGTTGACGGTATCATTCCGGGGCCATTAGGCTCTGCGCATCCATCCATTTCACCTTTTCAGGCGTTTAAAACCAAAGACGCTTGGATAATCGTTGCAATCGGGAATGACAACCTGTGGTCAAAATTTTGTAAAATCCTTGAAAGAGAAGATTTACTGAATGACCCCAGGTTTAATTCCAATCTGGCCAGAACCGAAAATATAAAAACGCTTGCCGGAATTATTCAAGAAGAAATAGGCAAACAGACAACGACGCAATGGATTGATATTTTTAAGAAAGCCGGCCTGCCGTATTCACCCATACATAATCTGAAACAAATATGTGACGATCCGGTTATCAAGCATCGAAATATGCTGGTAGAGATAGAGCAGCCGGCAGCTGGAAAAGTAAAAATTGTGGGCTCCCCGATTCACCTATCTGAAACTCCCGGAAAAATTTACACGCACGCGCCACTTCTGGGAGAACATACGGAAGAAGTTTTACAAGAAATCCTTGGTTATTCTCGGCAAGAAATAGACCGGTTGACTGCCGAAGGTGTTTTAAATATTTAATATTTTTGACAGCAAGCGCCGAAGGTGATAATTAAAAAAAATTGTGGACCGAAACACTGCCTGGTCCAGAATGCCTGTTGCCAATTCACCCTCTTTCAGAAAATGGTTTTATATCACCATGCATCATCGACGGAGCAGAGAATATTTCCGGCATATGGCTGTGCTTTTTGGAAAACAGCAGGGTTTGGTTCTGACGTTGACGGGTTCAATTAAAATAAAAAAAGGAGGCCGAGTATGTTTAAAAAAATTGCAGTATTGATGACCGTAGTTTTTTTTCTGATTGCCGGCATTGCCCTGGCCCAGACAACTAAAAAACCAAAGCCGCCCAAAAGGCCGGCGGTCCCCAAAAAGGGGGTACGCTGGTTTACGGCCGTGGGGGGGATTCGGTGGGACTCGATCCGGCCTATGAAACCGACGGCAACTCGTTTATGGTTTGTGACAATATCTTCGAGGCCCTGGTGGCCTACGCGGATGAGTCAACTCAACTGGAACCCGGACTGGCCGAGTCCTGGGACATTTCAGCGGACGGCATGACCTATACCTTCCATCTGCGCAAAGGGGTCAAGTTCCATGATGGAACACCCTTTAACGCCGACGCGGTGGTTTTCTCCATCGGCCGGATGATGAAAGAGCGCAAGGTTAAATTCCTGAATCAGCCCCTGACGATTCCTGCCCAGGAACGGACGCCCGAGTATTGGGTGTCCATGGAAATGGACAACACCGTCGACACCATTGAAGCTATTGACGATTACACGGTCGTTTTTAAACTCAAGCGCGTAGAGGCTCCTTTTCTGGCAAACATGGGGATGGACTTTGCCGATATCATCAGCCCCACCGCCTTTACCAAAAATCCCAAGGAATTCGTCCGGAATCCCGTGGGAACCGGTCCTTTCAAGTTCGTCAGTTGGGTGAAAGACGACCGTATCATTCTGGAAAAGAACAAGGACTACTGGGATAAAAAGGGCGGTCCGTACCTTGATAAACTCATTTTTCGCAGCATTCCGGAAAATTCCGTCCGCTTTCTTGAACTGAAAACCGGCAATATTAACATCTGTCAGTATCCCAACCCCGCCGACATTCCCATGGCCGCGAAAGACAAGAAGCTCAAGCTGGTATCCCAGCCCGGCATGAACATCGGCTACCTGTCTTTCAATCACACCAAAAAGCTGTGGCAGGATGCCAGCATGCGCAAGGCCATTGCGCATGCCATCAACCGCGAGGCCATCGTGGACAACATCTATCAGGGCATGGGCCAGGTCGCCAGCAATCCGATTCCGCCCACCATGTGGGGATATAACAAAGAGGTCCCGGGGTTCAAATACGATCTCGATCTCGCCAAAGCCTATCTGGCCAAGGCCGGTTTTCCCGAAGGCAAAGGCCTTCCTGAAATCACCCTGTGGTCCATGCCGGTGCCCCGACCCTACAACCCCGAAGGGCTGAAGGTCGGCGTCGCCATGATTTCGGATCTGAGCAAAATCGGCATTAAAGCCAAAATCGTCAGCTATGACTGGGGAACCTATCTCAAGCGGCAGCGGGAACAGCCCGACGACATGGACCTCTTCCAACTCGGCTGGACCGGCGACAACGGCGATCCGGACAACTTCCTGGCAGTGCTGTTTGACGGGTTGGCGTCTTCTTCCATCCGCACCCAATGGAAAAACGAGCAGTACCACAACTACA encodes:
- a CDS encoding aldehyde ferredoxin oxidoreductase C-terminal domain-containing protein, which codes for MVDLTKIGYAGKILRVNLSEEKIGAEDLDEATVRKWVGGVGLGAKYLYDEVPSEVKWSDPQNRLIWTSGPLAGTGVAGAATINIMAKGPMTNLAGSSQANGFFGAYLKFCGYDGIIFQGKAPKLVYLLLRPGAAEIRDANHIKGKTVGEVEAILKKELGVGKSGASVFGIGPAGENLVRHACIVGDAGHSASHNGLGAVMGAKNLKAVVALKAAAAFSVYDPDLLKIKAADMVAYAKTTRIYEWGTGGGFSATHGLGALPVKNYTTNVFPEHETMNGQYMRTHFKIRSRPCYKCAVAHVKEVTVTEGPYKGFVGEEPEYEMLAAWGPQIGNTDLGAVVMLSNEVDTLGMDCNETSWVIGWAMECFQKGVFTTKETDGLDLSWGNVEAVKTLMNRIARREGAFGDLLADGVMRASKKIGGKAADWAVYTQKGSAPRGHDHRGRGRWFELFDTCLTNTSTLEATHGPIQPKLVDIEEPSDYFSHEQVSTFNARHNGIGLYHDCTGTCRFVAADPKRLIACFNAATGWDWALKDAFTLGRRIVNQLRIFNLRHGLDIEDERPSVRYGSVPVDGPNKGVDIMEKWDWMVKNYYTLMGWDPQTGVPLPETLEKLDLKELIKDL
- a CDS encoding Y-family DNA polymerase, whose amino-acid sequence is MSKVFALVDCNNFYVSCERVFNPRLAGKPVIVLSNNDGCAVARSNEAKALGFRFGVPVFEIQALIKTHDIQVYSSNYALYGDMSRRVMETLAQFAPEMEIYSIDEAFLDLSDLPGDGLTEYGRRIQAAVRQWTGIPVSVGIAETKTLAKIANRLAKQSEKTGGVLNLTASPLQDRALAEVEVADVWGIGRRYAEFLKKSGIINARQLRDADREFIRGRMGVVGTRMQQELKGCCCYPLEENPPVKKGITVSRSFKAGVESLAQLNEAVAAYVSRGAEKLRKENVAAGVLMVFLMTNRFKQERYYCNLETIRLPVPTSDTAELIHYAGEGLRAIYRRGYCYKRAGVMFKDLVSAGPIQAGLFDDRDRRRSKKLMQTLDRINTQMGAGTLLYAAAGLGKGQRWRTAFKKRSPAYTTNWAQLPTVT
- a CDS encoding ABC transporter substrate-binding protein — encoded protein: MGLDPAYETDGNSFMVCDNIFEALVAYADESTQLEPGLAESWDISADGMTYTFHLRKGVKFHDGTPFNADAVVFSIGRMMKERKVKFLNQPLTIPAQERTPEYWVSMEMDNTVDTIEAIDDYTVVFKLKRVEAPFLANMGMDFADIISPTAFTKNPKEFVRNPVGTGPFKFVSWVKDDRIILEKNKDYWDKKGGPYLDKLIFRSIPENSVRFLELKTGNINICQYPNPADIPMAAKDKKLKLVSQPGMNIGYLSFNHTKKLWQDASMRKAIAHAINREAIVDNIYQGMGQVASNPIPPTMWGYNKEVPGFKYDLDLAKAYLAKAGFPEGKGLPEITLWSMPVPRPYNPEGLKVGVAMISDLSKIGIKAKIVSYDWGTYLKRQREQPDDMDLFQLGWTGDNGDPDNFLAVLFDGLASSSIRTQWKNEQYHNYMLEGKQTVDQAKRAEIYKKALQLIYEECPVISIAHSTVISPITKNVMNYKLHPTASVRMKDVWMQK
- the umuD gene encoding translesion error-prone DNA polymerase V autoproteolytic subunit; translated protein: MVTTVDAVFSPDLSTACERPLFMVPVAAGFPSPAEDYLEGKLDLNKYLIKHPAATFFVRVAGDSMIAAGIHPGDILIVDRSIEPADKKVVIAVIEGELTVKRIRRLKDKILLMPENENYKPLQINAEMNFEIWGVVTSVIHPL
- a CDS encoding CaiB/BaiF CoA-transferase family protein, coding for MGGALEGIRVVDLGHVLAAPTATMFLADLGAEVIHVEPPRGDDAREYGPFIKEPDKNRSGYFISLNRNKKSMVLNLKHEHGRKILRELITKSDVLVENFRPITMKKMGFSWDEIQKINPRMIYASISGFGHDAPSDYAARPAYDMVAQAYSGMMSITGPTDGPPCRAGSSIGDIFAGHQAAIAILAALIHREKTGRGQYYDGSMLDGLFAVLESAVARYTVDGIIPGPLGSAHPSISPFQAFKTKDAWIIVAIGNDNLWSKFCKILEREDLLNDPRFNSNLARTENIKTLAGIIQEEIGKQTTTQWIDIFKKAGLPYSPIHNLKQICDDPVIKHRNMLVEIEQPAAGKVKIVGSPIHLSETPGKIYTHAPLLGEHTEEVLQEILGYSRQEIDRLTAEGVLNI